The segment GCAAGTAGTCCCGAGGGATTGAGATTATGTTGCTCGAATCCGAAGGTAGTCAGGATTGAAGGCTTGAGATTGGGAACGATCGCTGTAATACAATCTGCGCGTTTTTCACCGAGATACTGTAGAAATTGGTAAGAATTTGACAGAGTGCCATCTTTGTCAAAGAGAATGGCATTGATTCCATCAAACTGCACACCATTACAGAAAATTGTCGCCATAACTGTGTAATAAAAAAGAGGGATTTCTCCCTCTCTACAGGTTTCAATTCAACTGAAATTATTCGACATCTTCCGTCGCGTCAGGAATTTCCTCGACTTCTTCCAGTGCAACCGGAACTTCTTCAGCGACTGGGAGTTCCAGCGCAGCCGGAGCGCCTTGCTGTTGCTGCTTCATGTTCTCGCGATACTTCGCTGCCATTTCTTCAGCCTTGTCATACACGACTTGCGGGTTCTTCACCATATCGCCGGGTTCTGGCTCAAGTTGCTTGGTCGAAAGCGAAATCCGACCGCGCTCAGCGTCCAGATCAATGATCATCACTTTCACTTCATCATTGACGTTAAACACGCTATGCGGCGTATCAATGTGATCGTGAGAGATTTCGGAAATGTGCAGCAGACCGCTGACTCCACCGATATCGATGAATGCACCATACGGCTTGATGCCGCGTACTGTTCCGATGACGACTTCGCCCACTTCTAGGCGGTTCATCTTGCGTTCAACTAACGCACGACGATGGCTGAGAACTAGACGGTTGCGCTCTTCGTCCACTTCTAAGAATTTCAGGGGCAATTCTTCACCCACTAAATCTTCTTTGGGTTTGCGGGTACTGATGTGAGATCCGGGAATAAATCCACGCAAGCCCTCAATCCGAACCAGCGCACCGCCTCGATTCGTGGCAAATACCAGCGATCGCACAGTCGCGTCTTCTGCTTGAAGTTGGCGAACCCGTTCCCATGCCCGCATATACTCTATGCGGCGGATCGAGAGGGTCAACTGCCCATCCTCATTTTCATCAGCCAAGATGAAAAACTCGCGAGTCTCGTTAGACTGTAAGACTTCTTCAGGAGCATCAATCCGGTTAATTGACATCTCCTGAATGGGAATATAAGCTGCCGTTTTCGCACCGATATCAATCAGAGCGCCTCTCGGCTCCAGACTGAATACGGTTCCTGCAACTACATCTCCAGGACTGAAGTGATAGTCATACTTATCCAGTAGAGCCGCAAAATCTTCGTGGGTAAAACCAACATCCATTGCTAAAGTGTTCTGATTGGTCATGCTAAACGTTTCCCAGTTGTCTCCGCTAAAATTTGCCTCCTCTCGATGCAACGCACATATCGAATGATGTGCAGCCTACACCTTCGACCAAGTTGCGACTTGATCGATTTAGACGCATTTACTAAGTGTACAGAAGCAACATCATAACTCAATTTGAGAACAACCGGATCGCTGTTTCTCAAGTTCTTGCCATCGATTTTTTGTGTGCTTTGGCAGTTGAAATCAGATTTTTTCGCAAAATTCCCCGAAAAGGTATGGACAATTTCATACTACGCTTGTAGTAGTTGAAGCAATTCTAAAACCCTTGATTTACCGGGCTTCTTGGAATCATCTTGCAGAATATAGACAAAATCTAGACAAGTTCCAAATCGGTCGCGCTGTCCGAAATTACGGGTGGAACCCGACATCAAGCCGCGTGTAACCGCTCGGAACTGGGAACACTTTCGTTTTCCGTGTTGAGGTGTCCCCCGACGGGAGCGATATTTTTGTTATCGTCGCTGTTTTTCCCTCGGTTAGGCAGGAATAGAGCGTGTCTTTGATAAATGTTGGCGCACCGAGCGGAAACGACTCCAAAAGCGGAACTTCCGTCTCAGTCGCGCCATCCCAAAAGAGAACCTGAATATCTAGTCCAATGGATCGGGTGTAAATCGCCGTACCAGCCTTGGGATCAACAAAATCGGGTCGCCCGTTGATGTAATTAAGCGGGCTTTCGCCGAGGCTACCGTAAACCTCCCCCGCATAAATAAAGGTAGTGTCATCGCCGCTACCGCTGAAGAGAGTCCACAATCCCGTCTGAGTCCACAAGACTGGTCGTGGACCAGCCAAGGAACTCAGTCGCGGATCATCCATCCAGATCTCCCAAAGCGTACCAACCCCGGATTGAAGAACCACGATCCCTGTGCGATCGTTACCGATTAAAACAAAAGTCACGATCCACTTATCCCCGTCCCCTTTGTTGACGATGCGACTCAGATCAAAATCAAGTCGCGCCCCTTCGGGAATCGTGTAGATGCGTTTCGGATTTGGACGATCGCCACCAATCCAAAGCCCTCCATCTTTAAAGCAGAGAATCTTCACTTTTCCGGGTTCGACCGGACTCGATTGGGTTCGCGTCTGAACATGCGGCATCGCGTCCGCAAATCCGCCCTGGTTGCGAACGCGATCGCCTTTT is part of the Leptolyngbya boryana PCC 6306 genome and harbors:
- a CDS encoding 30S ribosomal protein S1, with protein sequence MTNQNTLAMDVGFTHEDFAALLDKYDYHFSPGDVVAGTVFSLEPRGALIDIGAKTAAYIPIQEMSINRIDAPEEVLQSNETREFFILADENEDGQLTLSIRRIEYMRAWERVRQLQAEDATVRSLVFATNRGGALVRIEGLRGFIPGSHISTRKPKEDLVGEELPLKFLEVDEERNRLVLSHRRALVERKMNRLEVGEVVIGTVRGIKPYGAFIDIGGVSGLLHISEISHDHIDTPHSVFNVNDEVKVMIIDLDAERGRISLSTKQLEPEPGDMVKNPQVVYDKAEEMAAKYRENMKQQQQGAPAALELPVAEEVPVALEEVEEIPDATEDVE